Genomic window (Campylobacter ureolyticus ACS-301-V-Sch3b):
CTCACCACGGCCAAGTCTAAAATCAGCAATGTTAATATTTTCTTTTGCCAAAATTGCACTGATATCACGGATAAATCCTGGGATATCTTTATTCTTTAAGAAAATCATCTTACCTTTTGGCTTAAAGTCAGTTTTAAAGCCATTAATATTTACAATTCTTTCTTCATTTTCCCCAAACACAACACCGCTAAAAGTAGTAACTTCTTCATCAGTTATAACTTTAACAGTAACTAAACTTTTTAAATTTAGGCTTGATGTAACAACGGCTTCTGTTTTTATACCTCGCTCATCAGCTACAAACTTGGCATTTACATAATTTATACTATCACCAAGTTGAGTTTTTAATGCGCCTACTAATGCGAAAGTAAGCATTGGATCTAAATATTTTTTCAAATTTGATGAAACTTCTATTTTGATATTTTTGATAGGATTTTTATTAATTTGTGTTGCAAGATATGACATCTTTGAAATTAAATCTAAATAAAGTTTTATTTCATTTGGAATATCTTCTGTTTTTATAGGTAAATTTAAAGCATTTGGATAACAAATTCCTCTAAGAGCACTTATTGCTTGATCGGCTGCTTGAACAGCTATATTTTTTTGTGATTCAACTGTATTTGCTCCAAGATGTTGGGTTGCGGTTAAGTTTTCAATATCAAGCAAAGGATGATCTGTTGCAGGCTCTTTTACAAAAACATCAATTCCTGCATAAGCAATCTTGCCATTTTTCAAATTTTTTAAAAGTGCATCTTCGTTGATTAAACCACCTCTTGCGCAGTTTACAATCCTTACTCCATCTTTCATTTTTGCAATTTCAGCCTCATCTATCATATTTGTTGTTTCAGCTGTTTTTGGAGTATGGATAGTTATAAAATCACATTTTAAAATATCATCTAAATTTGAAGTATAACCAACGCCTAAATCCTTTGCTTTTGATGGTTCGATGTATGGGTCATAAGCTATTACTTTCATGCCAAAAGCAAGTGATCTAACTCCTACTCTTGAGCCGATATTTCCAAAGCCTATTATGCCTAATGTTTTTCCATAAAGCTCAGTTCCATACCATTTTTCTCTTTTCCAAATTCTATTTATTTTTAAATCATTGCAAGAATTTACATATTTTCTAGCCGCGTTTAAAAGATGACACATTGTCATTTCAACTGCTGCAATTGTGTTTGCTGTTGGAACATTCATCAAAATTATTCCTCTTTTTGAACATCCATCAATATCAACATTATCAACCCCAACACCAGCTCTTACAACTGCTTTGAGTTTTTTACCAGCATTTAAAAAAGGCTCACTTATTTCAGTTGGACTTCTAGTTATAGCAACATCAGCATCAACTAATAAATTTAAAAGCTCATCTTTTGGAACATTTGTAGCATCAACTACTTCTATGTCTTTTTCTTTTGCTAGAATTTCAAATCCAGCTTCATTGATTGCATCGCATACGATTATTTTGTTCATGATTTTACACCTTTATGTAGAAAATAGGCACTTAAAAAGTGCCTAGAATTAATTATGAAGTTGCTCTTTTATAAGATCTCCAATAGTTATATTATCATCATTTTCGCTATTTATTTCATTTAAAACAGCTCTTTCTTTCTGCCTTGAAAGTCTTTTTACACTTAATCTAATTCTATTTCTTTTAGTATCAAGATAATCAATTGCTGATTCTATCTCATCGCCAACTTTTAAATCTTCAACATTAGAAACATCTTCTTTTCTTAAAAGTGCATCAACGCCCTCTTCAAGCTCAACAAATAAACCAAAATCTTTAATATTTCTTATTGTTCCTTTTACTATGTCACCAACTTTGTGACTAGCGGCATATTTTGCAATTGGGCTATCTTCTAAA
Coding sequences:
- the serA gene encoding phosphoglycerate dehydrogenase, translated to MMNKIIVCDAINEAGFEILAKEKDIEVVDATNVPKDELLNLLVDADVAITRSPTEISEPFLNAGKKLKAVVRAGVGVDNVDIDGCSKRGIILMNVPTANTIAAVEMTMCHLLNAARKYVNSCNDLKINRIWKREKWYGTELYGKTLGIIGFGNIGSRVGVRSLAFGMKVIAYDPYIEPSKAKDLGVGYTSNLDDILKCDFITIHTPKTAETTNMIDEAEIAKMKDGVRIVNCARGGLINEDALLKNLKNGKIAYAGIDVFVKEPATDHPLLDIENLTATQHLGANTVESQKNIAVQAADQAISALRGICYPNALNLPIKTEDIPNEIKLYLDLISKMSYLATQINKNPIKNIKIEVSSNLKKYLDPMLTFALVGALKTQLGDSINYVNAKFVADERGIKTEAVVTSSLNLKSLVTVKVITDEEVTTFSGVVFGENEERIVNINGFKTDFKPKGKMIFLKNKDIPGFIRDISAILAKENINIADFRLGRGEEKDALAVVLVDEDINSEILKELNSVEACIWARYANV